Below is a genomic region from Methanolinea sp..
CATGGAGCAGGCGATGGAGATCCTCCGCGCCGTCGCGAAGGAGAAGGAGTTCCTCCTCGTCGAACCTCTGGAGGAGATCGCGTGAGGCTCGCGATCCTCGGGATGGGATCCGTGGGCAAGGGCCTCCTCTCGGCCCTCGGGGAGCGCGACCTCGGCTTCGTCGTCACGGCGGTCGCGGACTCGCGCAGCGCCCTCATCGACAGGGACGGGATAGACCCTGCCGAGGTCCTCGAGGCAAAGAGGCTCCACGGGGTCTGCGGGGACACGTCCCTCTCGGCGATGGACGTCGTTTCGAAGGCCCCGTACGACGTCCTCGTCGAGGTGACGCCCACGAACGCGGCGACGGGGGAGCCGGGCCTCACCCACATCCTCGCCGCCCTCTCGCGCGGCCGCCACGTCGTCACCTCGAACAAGGGGCCGATCGCGCGGGAGTACGCCCGGCTGAAGCGCTGCGCCGCGGAGCACGGCGTCATGCTCCGATACGAGGCGACCGTCGGCGGGGCGATCCCCGTCATCCACACGCTCGAGCACGGCCTCGCGGGGAACAGGATCCTCGCGGTCTTCGGGGTCCTGAACGGGACGTGCAACTACATCCTCACGCGGATGGCCGCCGAGGGGCTCTCCTACGAGCAGGCGCTCCTCCAGGCCCGCGAGGCAGGGTACGCGGAGGCGGACCCGACGTACGACGTGAAGGGGATCGACTCCGCGATCAAGCTCGTTATCCTCGCGAACACCTTCTGGAAGAGGCCGGTCGCGCTCGAGGACGTCTCCGTGACGGGGATCGACATGCTCACGGTCGACGCCCTCCGCCTCGCCGGCGAGCAGGACTGCACCATCCGGCTGATCGCCGAGGCGATCCCCGAGAGGGGGATCCTCCGGGTCGCTCCCCGCCTCCTCCCGCTCTCCCACCCGCTCGTCGTCGAGGGGACGCTGAACGCGATCACGATCGAGACGGACCTCGCGGGCGAGATCACCCTGATAGGGAAGGGCGCGGGCTCGAGGGAGACCGCGAGCGCGATCATCGGCGACCTCCTCGCCATCCGTGGTGCGCATGAGGGGCGTCATCAGAAAGCGCCGTGAGTTCCTCTCCCTGATGCGGGCCTGCACGGTCGAGCGCGGGTACTTCACGGTGGCCGACATCCAGAGGCTCGCCGGCGTCCCGCGGAGCACGGCGCAGGACTGGATCCGCCGCCTCCTCGAGGAGGGGTGCGTGGTCGTCCGGGAGCAGAAGATGGGGCGCAACCCCGCGAAGTACGCGGCGATCAGCGCGCTCCCCTCGAGCGCCTGCCGGCGGATCTTCACGACGGTGGACGGCGACAGGGTCGAGATCTACCACGAGTGCCTGAGCAGCGCCTGCGCGGCGTTCTGCGCGTACCACCACGCGCGGGCATCCGGCGTGCTCGAGGAGGTCGAGAGGGACGGGACACTGCTGCGCGAGCGGGCGCGCCTCGGCGAGACCCACGTCGAGATCGGGCTCTACCCCGCCTGCGCCGTCGGCGTGGCCGGGGTCTACCGGGAGGGCGACGAGATCGTCCAGAAGATCCGGTGCATCGGGGGCCCCGCCTACTCCCTCACCGACATGATGGCGAAGGCCGAGGGTGTCTGCGAGGTCAGGGTGGGGAAGAGGGGGGAGATCGTGGAAGGGTGCGTCCGGACGCGTGCGCTCTCCCACCTCGTCATCGGTATCGACGACACGGACTCGCGGGACGGCGGGGCGACATTTGCGCTCGCGCTCGCGCTCCTCCAGCACCTCGGGAGGGTGAAGGGGGTCCTCCCGATCGGCCACCGGATCGCGATGCTCTCCCCGGACGTGCCCGAGAAGACGACCGGCAACTCCTGCAGCTACATCGAGGTCGCGGTCCCGCCGGGGGAGTACGAGAGCATTCGCGAGAAGTCCCTCCTCTTCGTGCAGGACGAGTCGCTCTCGCCCGAGTGGGGGATGGCGTTCCGGCGCGGCTTCTCGGTTCCCGAGGGGCTGCGCGCGTTCGGCGCGAGGGCGCGGAGGGAGAGGATCCCGCCCGGCGAGGCCCCGCGGGTCGCCGCGGCGCACGGCGTCGACCTCTACGGGGGGAGGGGGAGGACGGGCGCGCTCGCGGCAGTCGCCCTCTCCGGGCTCCCCCACGACGTCCTCCTCCGGCCCTACGCCCCGATCCCGGGGTCCGCGGGGTGAACCCCGCGGGGCCGCGACCGACCGCTTTTTCCCGGCTGCGTGCGATAATTCTCCCGTGCACGCGGACGGACGCGGGACAGGGGACGCGGGGCACCGGGATGCCTTCCGCGCGTTCCAGAGGTCCGAGGCAACCGAGCACCTCGTCTACGAACGGCTCGCGGGGATGGTCCGGGACGCGGGGAACGCCGCGGTCCTGCGGGAGATGGCCGCCGAGGAACTCGCGCACGCCCGGTTCTGGCAGGGATACACGGGCGAGGAGGCCGCGCCGGACAGGCTCCGCGCCGCGTGGTACCTCCTCCTCGCGTGGGTGCTCGGGGTCACCTTCGCGGCGAAGCTCATGGAGAGGGGGGAGCACAGGTCCATCAGCGCGTACAGGGCCCTCTCGGGGGTCGTTGCCGGCATCGACGAGGTCGTCCGGGACGAGGAAGACCACGAGAGGGCGCTCCTCTCCATGCTCTCCGAGGAGAGGCTCGCCTACATGGGCTCGATCGTGCTCGGGCTGAACGACGCCCTCATCGAGTTTTCCGGGAGCCTCGCCGGGTTCACGTTCGCCCTGCGGGAGACGAGGCTCGTCGCGGCGGCGGGGATCGTCATGGGGATCGCGGCCGCGCTGTCGATGGCATCATCCGAGTACCTCTCCCAGAAGTCTGACCGGAAGGGGCAGGACCCCTCGAGGGCCGCCCTCTACACGGGTGCCGCGTACATCGCCACGGTCCTCGTCCTCGTCCTCCCGTTCGTCCTCGCCGGGGACCCGCTCGTCGCCCTCGGGTTGACCATCGCCGCCGCGATCCTCGTCATCGCGGCCTTCTCTGCCTATGTCTCCGTCACCCTCGACACCCCGCTCTGGAGTCGGTTCGCGGAGATGGCGGTCCTCTCACTCGGGATCGCGGGGATCTCGTTCCTCGCGGGGATCGCGGTCCGCGCCCTCCTCCACGTGGATGTCTAGGGAGTATAGAGAGGAGGCCTTGAGGATTCGCACGCTGCGCGGGGCGTGAAAAACAGGGCGTTTTTTCTATCACCGCAGGTCGCCCCGGGACACCCCCGCGGTTTTTCCATTCACGCGGTCTTTACCCTGTAGAGAGGTTTCCGCGCGTCCCTGATGTTGAACTTCGCGATGATGAGCCCGCTTGCGCGCAGCCGTGCGAGCGCGTTCCTGATCGTCCGCGGGGAGAACGGGACCACGCCGATGATCTCGTGCAGCGTCCTCTCCCTGCCGTCCGAGAGGAGCGCGTAGACTGCCTTCGCAGACGACGGCAGGCGGTCGACGAGCGGGACCTGCCTGCCCACCTCAGCCCCTTCGGCCGGGGCCGGGGCCGATGCCACTGTCATTGCACCTTACTCCTTCTTTTTTTCCGTGTATTCGCGCGTCTCTCCTGCGCCGGGTTGCCCCGGCGCGTCACCCCGCGCCGCGGGGATCATTTGTTCGATATTTTACGAACATTTGAGTATGTACGAACCATATGTATTTATACTTTTCGTGCGCATTCTCGGTACAACGGAGGGCCACGCGTGACGACCGGCGAATCCCCGCGGGAGGGGGCACAGAGGTTCATCCGGATCTGCGCGTCCGACCGCGGCCTCGTGGCGATCGACAGCCCGCTCAAGGGCAAGATCCTCGAGATCCTCGAGGCAGGCGAGACCGACTTCGAGGAGATCGTGAGCCGGTCGGGCAGGGCGAAGTCGACCGTCTCTGCGCACTTAAAAGCCCTCACGGAAGCGGGAATCGCGGTCTCGAGGCCCGATCCCTCGGACGGCCGCAGGCGGCTCTTCTCCCTCAACGGCAAGATCATCATGCGGACCCTCGCGCTCGACCGCGACATGGAGTGGATCGACCGGTTCTTCCCCGGGAGCCTCCCCCCCGATGCGACGACCCGCGATGTCTACAGCGTCATCCTCACGAGCCTGCGCGTGAGCCTGATCTCGGAGGGGATCGAGATGCACCCCCTCTTCTCGCGCGCGGGGCGGAGGGCGGGGGAGGCGATCTACCCCCTCGTGAGGGACGACGACACCCGGTCCTTCATCTCCCGCGTCTCGCGGTTCTGGGAGAGTCACGGCCTTGGGACGCTCGCGCTCGAGCGGGCGGATCCCCCGACGCTCGTCATCAGGGATTGCTTTGAGTGCGCAAGACTCCCCATGACGGGAAAACCGGAGTGCTCATTCGGCGCCGGGATCCTCTCTGCCCTCTTTTCCGCGCACTGCGGCGACGCGAGGGAGGCCGTCGAGAAGAACTGCTACGCGACGGGGAGCAACCTCTGCAGGTTCGAGATCTGGGAGGCGGGGGGGGACATCCCCCGGGCCCGGTAGACCGCCACGAAGGGAAATGTTTTTGCTCTCGGTGGGAATGTGACACGTGAGGGGAGGAAACCCCGCACATCCAGCCTCCCCGCCACGCGCCCATGATCACCGTCCTCTACGTCGACGACGAGCCGGCCCTGCTCGACCTCACGAAGATGTACCTCCAGAGGACCGGTCGCTTCTCCGTGGACGTCGCCGACTCCGCGTTCCGGGCCCTCGAGATGCGGAAAACGCGGAAGTACGACGCGATCGTCTCCGACTACCAGATGCCGGGGATGGACGGTCTTTCCCTCCTCCGGGCGATCCGCAAGTCCGGGGACGCAACGCCGTTCATCATCTTCACCGGGAAGGGGAGGGAGGAGGTCGCAATACAGGCCTTCGAGAGCGGCGCGGATTTCTACATCCAGAAGGGCGGGGACGTGAAGGCCCAGTTCGCCGAGCTCGGGCGCAAGATAGAGAGGGCCGTCGAGCTCCGGAGGGCCGAGGACGACCGCCGCGAGGTGGACGAGCGGCTCCGCCAGATCATCGACTTCCTCCCGGACGCGACGTTCGCAATCGACAGGGACGGGACTGTGATCGCGTGGAACAGGGCGATGGAGAGGATGACCGGCATCCCGGCGGGGGAGATCCTCGGGAAGGGGAACTACGAGTACGCGCTCCCCTTCTACCGCGAGCGCCGCCCCGTCCTCGTCGACCTCGTCCTCCGGCACGATCCCGCGACAGAAGCGAAGTACCCGTACGTGCGGAGGGTGGGCAGGAAACTCTACTCCGAGATCTCCATCCCCCACCTCAACGGCGGGAAGGGTGCCCACCTCTGGTTCACCGCGTCCCCGCTCTACGACCGCAGCGGCCGGATCACGGGCGCGATAGAGTCCATCCGGGACATCACCGAGCGCAAGAGGGCTGAATCCGCCCTCGCGGAGAGCGAGAAGCGATTCCGCGACCTCTCCGACCTCCTCCCCCTCACCGTCTTCGAGATGGACCGGCACTGCGTCCTTTCCTACGCGAACAGGGCCGCTTTCGAGATGTTCGGCTACACCCGCGGGGATTTCGAGGGGGGGCTCTCCGCCCTCCAGATGATCGCCCCGGAAGACAGGGAGAGGGCCCGGGTGGCGATAGATGCGATCCTCTCCGGGAAGCGCAAGCCGCCGCTCCCCCCGGGCGACTACACGGGCCTCCGGAAGGACGGGTCGAGATTCCCCCTCACGGTCTATTCCTCCCCCATCGTCTCGGGGGACACGATCGTGGGCATCCGCGGGATCATCACCGACAACACGTCGCGGAAGGCATACGAGGACGCCCTCCGCGAGCGGGAGAGTCTCTACCGGACGATCTTCGAGACGGCGGGGAC
It encodes:
- a CDS encoding homoserine dehydrogenase, with product MRLAILGMGSVGKGLLSALGERDLGFVVTAVADSRSALIDRDGIDPAEVLEAKRLHGVCGDTSLSAMDVVSKAPYDVLVEVTPTNAATGEPGLTHILAALSRGRHVVTSNKGPIAREYARLKRCAAEHGVMLRYEATVGGAIPVIHTLEHGLAGNRILAVFGVLNGTCNYILTRMAAEGLSYEQALLQAREAGYAEADPTYDVKGIDSAIKLVILANTFWKRPVALEDVSVTGIDMLTVDALRLAGEQDCTIRLIAEAIPERGILRVAPRLLPLSHPLVVEGTLNAITIETDLAGEITLIGKGAGSRETASAIIGDLLAIRGAHEGRHQKAP
- a CDS encoding helix-turn-helix domain-containing protein, which encodes MRGVIRKRREFLSLMRACTVERGYFTVADIQRLAGVPRSTAQDWIRRLLEEGCVVVREQKMGRNPAKYAAISALPSSACRRIFTTVDGDRVEIYHECLSSACAAFCAYHHARASGVLEEVERDGTLLRERARLGETHVEIGLYPACAVGVAGVYREGDEIVQKIRCIGGPAYSLTDMMAKAEGVCEVRVGKRGEIVEGCVRTRALSHLVIGIDDTDSRDGGATFALALALLQHLGRVKGVLPIGHRIAMLSPDVPEKTTGNSCSYIEVAVPPGEYESIREKSLLFVQDESLSPEWGMAFRRGFSVPEGLRAFGARARRERIPPGEAPRVAAAHGVDLYGGRGRTGALAAVALSGLPHDVLLRPYAPIPGSAG
- a CDS encoding VIT1/CCC1 family protein, translating into MHADGRGTGDAGHRDAFRAFQRSEATEHLVYERLAGMVRDAGNAAVLREMAAEELAHARFWQGYTGEEAAPDRLRAAWYLLLAWVLGVTFAAKLMERGEHRSISAYRALSGVVAGIDEVVRDEEDHERALLSMLSEERLAYMGSIVLGLNDALIEFSGSLAGFTFALRETRLVAAAGIVMGIAAALSMASSEYLSQKSDRKGQDPSRAALYTGAAYIATVLVLVLPFVLAGDPLVALGLTIAAAILVIAAFSAYVSVTLDTPLWSRFAEMAVLSLGIAGISFLAGIAVRALLHVDV
- a CDS encoding ArsR family transcriptional regulator, translating into MTTGESPREGAQRFIRICASDRGLVAIDSPLKGKILEILEAGETDFEEIVSRSGRAKSTVSAHLKALTEAGIAVSRPDPSDGRRRLFSLNGKIIMRTLALDRDMEWIDRFFPGSLPPDATTRDVYSVILTSLRVSLISEGIEMHPLFSRAGRRAGEAIYPLVRDDDTRSFISRVSRFWESHGLGTLALERADPPTLVIRDCFECARLPMTGKPECSFGAGILSALFSAHCGDAREAVEKNCYATGSNLCRFEIWEAGGDIPRAR